The following are from one region of the Stigmatella ashevillena genome:
- a CDS encoding LysR family transcriptional regulator, with amino-acid sequence MAFTPLNALNAFLAVGRRRSFAAAATDLGISSSALSQSIRLLEARLGVPLLTRTTRSVSLTDAGRRLLETAGPSVDQALEALRTAAARPGEVTGRVRLSVPSISVRLVVTPILQRFLERYPKVEVDLRVEDRFVDIVAEELDAGIRLSESIQRDMVQVRLSKAFRFAVAGAPSYFKRRGTPQRPEDLLEHDCLCIKSATTRALYAWELERGKKNWRIPVRGPLITDNETVLMTMAEAGLGLMYAFEPAIVPQLKRGTLRVVLEPYASRVDGFFLYFPSRAQVSPAFRAFVDVAREVTAEQA; translated from the coding sequence GCAGGCGCAGCTTCGCCGCGGCCGCCACCGACCTCGGCATTTCTTCTTCCGCGCTGAGCCAGTCAATCCGCCTGCTGGAGGCGCGGCTCGGGGTGCCCCTGCTCACCCGTACCACCCGAAGCGTGTCCTTGACCGACGCGGGCCGCCGGTTGCTGGAGACCGCGGGCCCCTCCGTGGACCAGGCCCTCGAGGCCCTGAGGACAGCCGCTGCCCGACCAGGCGAGGTGACGGGCCGGGTACGGCTCTCCGTCCCCTCCATCTCCGTCCGCCTCGTCGTAACCCCCATCCTGCAGCGCTTCCTGGAGCGCTACCCCAAGGTGGAGGTGGACCTGCGCGTCGAGGACCGGTTCGTGGACATCGTCGCGGAGGAGTTGGACGCAGGCATCCGCCTGTCCGAGAGCATCCAACGGGACATGGTGCAAGTGCGGCTGTCCAAGGCGTTCCGCTTCGCCGTGGCCGGCGCACCGTCCTACTTCAAGCGCCGGGGCACACCCCAGCGCCCAGAGGATCTGCTCGAGCACGACTGCCTGTGCATCAAGTCCGCGACGACCCGGGCGCTCTACGCGTGGGAACTGGAGCGCGGAAAGAAGAACTGGCGCATCCCAGTGCGCGGCCCCCTCATCACCGACAACGAAACGGTCCTGATGACGATGGCCGAAGCGGGCCTGGGACTCATGTACGCGTTCGAGCCAGCCATCGTGCCGCAGCTGAAGCGCGGCACCTTGCGCGTGGTGCTGGAGCCCTACGCCTCACGGGTGGACGGCTTCTTCCTCTACTTCCCCAGCCGCGCGCAGGTGTCGCCCGCCTTCCGCGCCTTCGTGGATGTGGCCCGGGAAGTCACAGCAGAACAGGCGTGA